The Colletotrichum destructivum chromosome 7, complete sequence genome contains the following window.
CATGAGAAGAGTGTCGTTCCACCAACGCTCGCGCCTTCGACTCTTGTCCCCCATGTTGACATCAAGCTTGCTCCACCTCAGGTGGTCTTGGCGGCCAACGCGGTCACCTGGTCCAGCAGCGCCTTATCCTCCTTGCCCGCATTCTTGATGACCTTGTCGCGCAGGTGGTCGACCTGCtggcccgcggcggcgggcgggttCCCCTGGGCCGTCTGGATGCGCGAGACCTGCatggcgaggaagaactTGGGCACCTTGATGCCgaggttgccgccgacggagcGGATCccggcctcggtggcgacgtaggcgtcgagctcgccctgGAACGTGGCGAGGTCGTTGTCCGCGAGGGGCTCCTTCGTGGCGaacttgtcgagggcgaaggcgagcGGCGTCTGGGACGAGTCGGCGAAGTTGATGGACGAGAacttgacgccgccggcgtcgacgtccgggACGCCCGAGATGGTCTTCTTGGAGGCGTCGCAGGTcaccttggcctcgaggttGGTGACCGCGTCCGAGACCTCTTGCGGGAGGACTGagttgccgacgacgaagcagGCGTTTTGGCGCGGCGCGAGGTTGGGGGCTTTGCGGCATGTCAGCCTTGGACCATTGATATGGATGTTTGGATCTGAGACCCCCTAGCTGAGGGTATGAATGAGTATCCATTACTTACCTGCGAGaacggcaccggcgccggcggcgaggatgacaAAGGACGGTTGCATCTTGAACTGATTACAGGGGACTTGCCGTGAAACTGTATATGCAACAGACGGTTAAAGAGGACGACAGTGGATAGCAATAGCAGAGTGAATGAATGGCAAACGAAGCGAAAGACCTTTCCGGAAGGACTGAATGAAAGAAAACAACGAATGGGATCAgtgacgaggagaagaaacaACGAGAACAAGAGTCAAGACTACCCGAGTGTGACAGGACATGATCACCTTTTAGCATCAACATCAATGATACGGGTCGGCAAGGGGGTGGGATGGACTCTTGGCAAATATGCATAGGGCgcgatctcctcctcccccttaCTCCGAGTCTAAACATCGCCAAAACTTGCTTCTgcagggggggagggggtcaACTGGGATCGCATCGTCGCTGATGCGCGGTGGAAGTCGCCGGCCGTCCCCTGTTGACGACCCCCGTCCCAGAAGTTGGAGCCGTTGCCTCCTAGACTCCTGACTTTGTCCCAAGGCTAAGCATCGCTCATCcatccccctttcccctcaGTCACAAGATACGATACCGGGATGGCAGGGCCTGTCAAATGGGCGCCAAAGATGCGCATGCTCGGATGATGGGTGCCGAAGCTCAGGCGAAAGCGAAGGGGAGGTTGGTGTTGTCAGGGGCTCGGTTGGATTCGCCGCGGCATTCGGCCTGATGATGATTCTGGCCGGGAACAGAGCCTCACTTGCAACGGCCCGAGTCTCGAAAGCTTGTCGCCGGCGCTCGATGCGGTAAGGCTGTCCCTGACGGCGCAGTCTTGAGCCGCCGGGGTGCACGCCCGCGGTTTCAGAGACTATCCCCAGGACCCctgtcgtcttcgtctctaggagtacatcgtacaggGAGTCAGGGGAGGAAAGACGGGAAAGGCGAACGGTAGCTTTGTCAGAGATCCACTGTTTACATAATCTGCCCATCAGCTTGCTGACTAGGCACGAGAAGTACCTGGTAGACTTACATTTAAATGTGCGGAAGGCCGGAGAACATCAGGCGTGTTAAGTATGCATCTACCTTCTTCGCAAATGACTACAGGTCATCGTAGTCGTGAGGCCTAAATGATTTCATTTCTTTGATAGGGTCATGGTGTAAATTGTAGGATTCCTAGTCCAGCTGCTAATATGTAGTCACTCTCCTGTAGTCTAACTCGGCAGTGTTCCGGTGTGTGGCGGCCGGCAGCTAATTAATTGTACGGATGAAGTTTATTTAGGAAATCTCTATCTCATCGACCGCGGCAAGGCTACATGCCCACTTTTGTTCTCCGCAGTACGATGTACTCTGCTAGGTAGAAAATTACAACGTTACagctcctctctctctgttttTCTAAGATAGGAGATGTAGAGAGACAATGCCAGTACCTTCAGTATAGGCAACTCTTCTAGAGGCTAAAAGTACTACACAGAATCAGTCTATTATGGTGAGGTGTAGCATGGTTTATTAGCAGTGCCCTTTTGTCATACATACATCGTACTGTACCATTCTGCCCTTGGAGAGCTGGTGTGACACTAAGGCTCGAAAGGGTCCTGACTCGTTAGTATCCGTCGTTAGGCTTACTAGGTTTTGAGACTAATTTGATTAGTGGAGAAACTCAGACCAACACTACCTACGAGGTTGTTGCGAGACTGTGTCCACACTCTATACGAGGTCTATACGAGGTCGCCCTGACGATAATGGGGCATGCGCTGAGATTCAAGATGTAGGCTGTTATGATATTCGAGACTTGGAAATGGATTGCAAATTCATTCCTGATGCTCCCGTTGTTTTCCTTTATGTGGGCAATTTGGCGTCTGATTACGTTCGCTGGCGTTCATAAGCTCTGCCTTCCTAGGAAAAGTGTTGTGTTGGTTTGAAAACATCGACTGCCACTCACCGTGTGCCTTTGGCTAGTATTGTAGAGACGTTGGCATGACTCTCGGAATTTACGCTACTTAGCTTACTTGCCAGCTAGAAAATTACCGTACATGACTTGTTGGAAAAGGTCAAAATTTAGTTCCGTTGGTGATCTCGCGCTGATAGAATAGCGCCAGCTTGACCAAAAACTCACCACTACCCAGACCGTCGCCTTCtagaagaagacgaaagtGTttaaaaagaaaagaaataTTCAAGATAATGCAGAACGAAATTGGATACATAAGTGCAAACATAATGTAATTCAATTAATCTAGATCAGGCATCACAAGGTGAGAATACACTTATGCTCGCTGTCTCCTGTTGGTTAAGACTTGAGCCAAGAAGACTACGCAGTGATATATAAACCATTCAAACGTATTTCTACAAGATCCAACCAGCCTGACTTCGACTTCCAGCCAGAAAACTGCCTGTGTTTGCTATGACGGGTTGTGGCCTTGATTACATCCGATCAAGGACGTGGCTGACGATCAAGTCCTGCACAGGTTGCATCAACCCATACGACATGTGGGCGCTTGCAAGCTGGCAAGTACAATCGGGATCCGTCGCGCAAACAACGTCGTTCTATGAGCAGAGTACGTCAGCGCCAACCATGATTAATCCTGATGAAAGGGGCAGTGCTAACCTCGAGACAGGTGTCGATGACCTTTCCACTCTGGTCAAACTCTTCGTTATAGGTCGGGATGCTTTGGTTGGCCTGCATGACATGAGTCGCAAAGAGGCCGAAGGCAGTGCGGTTATCGGGGCGACCCTGGCTGTCGACGTTCGAGCGTCGGCCGGGAATGCGGTAGGGATTGCCGACGAAAACGACACCGCTAACAGCTGCCAAAGACGCCTTTTCCATCTTCTCAAGAGCTTCCAGAACGACGGTTGCACCCTGGGAATAGCCCAAGAGAAAAAGCTTCTGGTCCGGACAATCATCGAGGCCGTACTTGATATGTCGATGGTGTTTTGCACACCAGTGGTGACGTTCTGGTCGAAACCGGCGGGATACGTGATGGACTGACTGACAGCCCCGGTGCCGTTGGCAAGGATGCGTTCGATGGCGACTTGAAACATGAGGGAAACGCCCTGCGGCTCTCCAGAGCCTCGGGCATCAACCAATTCTAAATTCAAAAGTTAGAGAGTGTTAGTAATCGACTAGAAATTCGACTCACTACAAGGCGCGCATGGCTTCTGTTGAGTTGGAGGGTAACGCACACGAAGGGCGCCACAAAGGGCGTTGGAGATAGGACTTATTGGCCAGCATAACCAGCCGCTCAGCAGCAACAAAGGGCCTGCTACAGGCTTTATCCCAAGCAGTAGGCTTTATAGTAGCCTTAGGCGCCTAAGAAAGGGGCTGCTAGAGGCCTAGTTAGGCAGTAGGGTGCAGCTGCAGCACACAAGAATAGTTATATAGACATTGCACTTAATATACGCACAATTAACCTATTACAGTTACTCTTACTAATCTAATAAATGCTGCCCTATAGATGCTACAACTATCTGCAACATCCTTAAGGGCCTATTTAACTTTATATTTAGTATACTGCTTTATGTTGCAGCAATAAAGATATAATAAAAAAATAGTATTATTTAAAGTAAAATAACAATTATTGTAGTAGTTTAGATTAGAGGGATCTTGTAGGTATAGTAGGGGTAAAGGTGTAGATAACGTAGTTTAAATGCAGGGGTAGTTTATATAAGGGGTAGTTAAGTTAGGTTATAAATTAGAAACTAGCTTACTTCGTCGCCTTTACCCTAGACCGCCGCACCGGCGCCTTGCGGACATACGCCCATCGCTAGGGAGGCCAACCATTGCTCGCCTATAGCCAAGAACGAAGGCTACAGCCTATGCTCCTTGCTCTCTTCGGTCCGGGATAAGCTATACGTATCCGTGGTTGCAAACAGTGAATCGTGGATATTTGCTTGCCTGAATCATGAACGAGCGCACCGACCAGTGACTCCGCTACACCCAACCAATCATTTGTCCACGTGATGCAGCAGCGCCGTCCCTCTCCTCTGCGTCTCGGCTAACCCGAATCCCTCTACCCTGTCATCTACCTAAAGTTCGTCCTATCTCCTCTCTGTTCCTAGCAGATTAAGACCCGCAATGGAATAATTCCTAGTTAAATCTCCCACTTAAAGAGAAGATCACCCCTAGCTTcttaaaaaaaaagactAAAGTTAATAAGATAGGCAAAGCATTTTAATATTAACTGCTTGTCTAAACCCTATACATCATAACAATAGAATATATATAATAGTACTATGGACTCTGCAAAATTCCTCCTGATAAAATAAACTTCTTAATCGTTAGTCATTCTTCTACACACTACTAAATAGAGTTCCTGCAGCTGCTATCTCGGCACTGACTGTGCCTAGACATCTTTTCACAATGATTCTCCAAGGTCttttggtttttttcttGGCTCTTAGTCCACTGCACTACCTTGTAAGTTAGGGAATATAATTTGTTCCTTTACTGCGAGTAAACAATCAATGTGTAGGAAAGGTATATAAACTAATGTTGGCGCATAGCTTTCCGCGGCACTTATCCGACCTTTCGCTGTTCGTACATAAGCCAGCAAGTATCTTTTTAGGAGCCGGGCTACTAACATCAGTACAGGGAAACGCTGCTTActcggtcgaggtcgagagaTTACCAAGCGGCCACGTTTGGACTTTTGTAGTCCAATCGGACGGTTACAAGGTGTTTGACAAACAAGGAGACCGAAAACCCCTCAATTTTCTCGAGATTGACACAAGGGCCAAGCGTCTGATTGTTCACACAGCTCAAAACGGGCTCGACACAATCAACCCACGCCTCAAGATGCGTCAAGTTATGACGGAGTGCTGGACCATGACCGGCTTGAGGCCTGGGGACATAAGGGAGGTTAAGGGAACCAAGATCCAGAACCCCGACATGCTAAAGGCCCTGGAAAAATGCCGCAAAGGGATGGACTTGGGTACAAGAAGCGACTTTAGAGTGACTGCTGCGGACAAAAATGCTGCTGAGAAAGCCTGCTGGAGAAGGCTAGGGAGGACAATCTTCTCTTTGTCTATTAAAGGCGCCATCAAGGATTTCGATGTTCGTAAGGAGCTTGTCCAGTTTGAGGTTAAGAATTCTTGGCAAGGGGATGACATCTACTACTATTTAGATGAAATGTAAGGTTATAGATTGTAAGAGATAAAATAAAAAGTAAGATAAAATAGGATTTATAACTATAAATGTCTTATTAGTTATTGTAACTTATAATACTAATAAATAGAACAGAGTAGTGTTACGACCCGACAAGCTACAGGCAGCGAGAGCCCCACCCGACCAACAGGACGCAGGCGGCACAGCCTTTGTAAGGACAAGAAACAGGGACAGACGGATGACTCCCCTAGAATAGAAGAACTATAGTATAAGTTACATAAAGATATAATAAGATTAGATCTATACATTTAAGATATAGATCCTGTATGCTAAGGATATAGCACCTATACAACATACATACAGATGCCCTAAGGAATAGGGAAACTagacttatatataggatgGACTTAGATAgacttaaggatagacttttatagctctttagcaattaactttataattatccccttagatactcttagcaccctttactagtaactaacgttataagccccttattaagtatacaactaattactatatcctctaaagacctaatccttttagtacaACTTAAAGCACTATTCCCTAGCTTTattaccttagcttctgctaatagatac
Protein-coding sequences here:
- a CDS encoding Putative cutinase/acetylxylan esterase, alpha/Beta hydrolase: MVGLPSDGQLVDARGSGEPQGVSLMFQVAIERILANGTGAVSQSITYPAGFDQNVTTGGATVVLEALEKMEKASLAAVSGVVFVGNPYRIPGRRSNVDSQGRPDNRTAFGLFATHVMQANQSIPTYNEEFDQSGKVIDTCLENDVVCATDPDCTCQLASAHMSYGLMQPVQDLIVSHVLDRM